From a single Herbiconiux sp. SALV-R1 genomic region:
- a CDS encoding DUF721 domain-containing protein, translating into MSEAQNVYLRLKGVFGNADARAARWRQKKGRSSGDDDEANVPYGKGRDPRGLGDVMAGLESELGWTSSLAKSDLLLAWKEIAGPDTAEHSTPVGITDAVLTVRCDSTAWATQLRHMRVLIMTTIAQRFPDAGIESIRFEAPHAPSWKRGSRSIPGRGPRDTYG; encoded by the coding sequence ATGTCTGAGGCGCAGAACGTCTACCTGCGACTGAAGGGCGTGTTCGGAAACGCGGATGCTCGGGCCGCGCGATGGCGCCAGAAGAAGGGGAGGAGCTCCGGCGACGACGACGAGGCGAACGTGCCCTACGGGAAGGGTCGCGACCCGCGCGGTCTCGGCGACGTGATGGCGGGGCTCGAGAGCGAGCTGGGTTGGACGAGCTCGCTGGCGAAGTCCGACCTGCTGCTGGCGTGGAAGGAGATCGCGGGCCCCGACACCGCGGAGCACTCGACGCCGGTCGGCATCACCGACGCGGTGCTCACCGTCAGATGCGACTCCACGGCCTGGGCGACGCAGCTGCGCCACATGCGTGTGCTCATCATGACGACCATCGCGCAGAGGTTCCCCGACGCGGGCATCGAGTCGATCCGCTTCGAAGCCCCCCACGCCCCGTCCTGGAAACGGGGCTCCAGATCGATTCCAGGCCGGGGTCCTCGCGATACTTACGGTTGA